ttaatcgtttgcccatcacttaaaaatagcttttataCACATTACCaagaaactttattattattatattattattaatgtccAAGAAAGTATTATACAAATAATgctatttgtttaaaatagtaaataatgattttatatatttaaacttttgataaATAATGAGTACTTTAACTGAATACttgaaaaacaataacaacaactgTCCCgtgaaaacgtttttttttttttttttttttttttttctcgtgaAAAATCTTAGTACTGGTGACGTTTCCTTCCGGTGACGTCAGAGCCGATAAAAATCATGGCTGCCGCCACAAGACTAGGACCAAAGATGAACCTGTTGGTTCATCTGCTTATTTTTAGTTGGTATGCTTTCACTATCTGGACTAACTGTACTCTGCAAACCTCAGACAGACACCCCGGTGTGCGATCATACGGGGGACGCTGGAAATACCTGACGTTTATTAATCTGGTAGGAGCAGTTCTCTCTGGGTCCATCAATGTCACTGCTGTCATTTACTGTAACCCGTGACAAGTTGCGTATTCGTGTCACTTTTTCTTACTCCAGGTATTGCATGTGGTGTTTTTTGGACTGTGTGTGCTGGTGGATGTGGTGCAGAGCGCCGTGTCTGTCAAACAGAGCCGCAGCGGGACTCCTCTGCTCCTCACTAAAGCCCGGGACTTTTACTTCACTGCTGTGGCGTTTCCTGTCGGGACTGTGAGTTACTCTGTGCACTGAGCAGTGCAAACAAATTTGGGAAATTGTTTACGAGTCgaattacatttttctgtgtataatttctttaataaacaaatgtaagaACTTACAATAGTCCCACAAATATTTACTTAGTATAACATTACTTTTTACTTACAACCTAGTAGTTTATGTTcacctaaaataaaaagtctgtcattatactcgcactctcatgttgtttcaaatctTTATGATTGTTCTTCCAAAGAACACAAGTATTTTAAAGAATACAAAGCCATATAGTTAAAGTGAATGAGAACTGGTGCTGTCAAGCTCCAATAAGGCAATAAAAAAGTAGTTTACAGTATCATATGACTTCAGTGCTATATTTCATATCTTAAGTCATACTGTACTTcattattcacaaaaaaattgcattttcacattttatgtctttgcaatttcttttttatatatatatatatatatatatatatatatatattaattataattgtctgatttattatgtttaattcagatatttttctgaaaatgacTGTCTAAATGATGCTGTATTTTTGCAAAGACCAAATACATactgttaatattaaaatatattgctaAAAAATTATTAGAGCTTTTACAATAATTGTATAGAATTTTCCAGTTTTAGGttcagtttttgtaattttgtaagttGTTCTGTAATATTTGAATGACTGATAATAAACATCgacattacttttttatttttattttttaaaatgtatttgaatatgTAAAAGAGTGTATCTTGTGCTGTAATTGGTTACCATTTCCACTGGTTAAGTGTCACCACACCAATAGTCCTGAATgcatacatatttaaaacagtgttgTATGCATAGTATAAGCTATCTATCAATGAATATGAGctcttaaaaaatgtataaaaaagaaaaatgtaatagttTTAGTGTAGTGTGAAGTATAGCACACTAAGCAGCAGGACACAGCTTAAAACCTTTTATCTAACAATGGATTAATATCAGACTTGTTAATTATCTGATAATTTTGCATGttcaacaatacatttttctaaTAATGAATATTGATTTGATAGTGTAAAATAAGTGCCAGTTTCAGTAATTCTGTGTATTACTTATATTAGACATTTGACAGCCTGCACTTTAGATATTGATTGTTAAAAATAAGtacatgtgtttatttttatgtatttattaatttaactttattggTGGACTACTAATGTGAACTTAGAATGTACTGATTATTTTGATCGTGTTCTTCTTGCTTgcagtttgtgtttgtttctttctggaCTCTCTACACTTACAACAGAGAGCTGGTGTATCCAAAAATGTTAGATGAAATCATTCCCATCTGGATGAATCATGCAATGGTGAGACCATTGTTTTTTATGTACTGTAACTGAATTCAGTGACTGTATGTTTATGTGCACACCTAATAAAACTCTACAGCCTCACATACAGCTCTGATGTAATGCAGGATGGACATGTGAGGATATGCATTTGTTCAGGACTGGTTTAAGGatgatttatttgtgttttcctCCAGCACACAATCATCATGCCTTTGCTGCTGCTGGAGATGTTCCTTCAGAATCACAAATATCCCAGTCGCACAAAAGGGATTTTCAGTCTGGCCTTATTTGCTGCTTTGTATCTGTCATGGTAATCTCCTTCTGcttgcatccatccatcacatCTAATCAAAAGTCTTGAGTTTTCTATGTTCTCTGCGTTTTTTTTAATGCGTCTGTCCCTCATTAGGGTGTTGTGGGTGCACCATGCGTCAGGGATTTGGGTGTATCCTATCATGGCTCACTTGAGTCCCGTGGGATTGTGTCTCTTCCTCGGTGGTGCGTCGCTCACCATGGCTCCTCTTTACCTGTTAGGAGAGAAGCTCAGCCTCATGATGTGGAGCAGCACAGGTGAGAAATGGGCCTTAGATTTAACTGTCTTTTAAAAAGCTCTGAGATTTAACTCTACTTATTGTTCTAAGGCATCTACAtcacaaaatcacaaaatgaTCAAAACACAGTCTTCTACagagtgttggggaaagttacttttaaacgtaatgcattacaatattgagttactccctaaaaaaagtaactaattacgttacttagttactctTTCTGGAAAGTAATGAATTACGTTACGTTTGCtctactttttaaatctgggcagggcttgcttctttgtttttaatatcaaaaattatatttttgtcaaatgtaaaagcctttttacaccaaaagcctcaggctgaaggaaaagtaaattcacgtctgtgcagtagaacacagaagaaaaagttcaacactcttcagcaataaaaaaaagaacaaatattagtttatctgaagtcatttttgcttattagtatggttgaattggatcactgaaggtcagcagcaaagacactggttaataaaatgggattaaatacaaaaaaggatatttgtattatttaacattgaattattgcaggtttgtgtcatattctgagttgcatttcgctgtttttattcattttgaggaatactgaatttttttttttttggaaaagtaacagatattttcttgtaaatttaaaagtaatgcattactttactagttacttggaaaaagtaatctgattgcgtaactcgtgttacttgtaatgagttacccccaacactgcttctACATGCCTTCTGTCATCTGGGTAAAAGTCCTTTTAGTActgatttttataaagtaagCACAAgtattattatatgtgaccctgaaccacaaaacaatttataagggtcaatttggccaagatacagctattAGAAAATCtgggcccgtattcacaaaacatcttaaggctaaaagtaTTTCAGAACTTGccgatttaggagaaaatcttaaaaataatgggctTGTTAGTCTaaatttttgctttatttcacaaagtGTTTTAGCTCTAAAACTAGCTACTAACCTAAGTCTGTGAAACGTAAGGAGTAGTGAAGAGGACTCCTAAGTCACTAAGACCAAATCACAAACTAtcctccctgctgaaaaaaaaacaatacaaaccatcagaaattttacaaataccattacaaaccatcaacttttaaccatttaaCCATTAACCATTGTTtcattaggatttagtggttttaacaagtcACCAATAGAAggcgaccaattaccagtagagaccagcAGGCACCATTACAGTTAATTAAAGGGTGTTTATATGCATATCTGCTAATTGTTTACAAGAAGCACACATGTAAGAGACTGAGCAtctaattttttaattagtgacacttagCATTTTAAAATCCTTATTTGAATGTGcctacatttttacttttaaacctttatttaaatatggcACCATAATATTGTGctctacaatatttctatgaacaATCTCTGATGGAGACCcctcccctatcagccaatcaccGTGTGCGTAGTTAGTAGgcatgctgacatcatccatagcaaTGAGGTCAACCCTGCTCTTACTCTTAGCTTAAGACGTCTCTCTATTCCCTAGTAAAAGTCtgtctcagcagctttgtgaaaaggttttaagagaaaactcttagctaagaactttttttagcaatccatattactaattaaaagtgaagttttggtatatttatggtaggaaaatTACAAAGTATCTCcaaggaacatgatctttacttaataaaagaaaaatcgataattttgacaaatacaaatacCCATCACATATTGTAAGTAATATTTccagatgaacacttactggactgaatCAGCTTGACTTTACTTGATTCTCCATGAATTGTTTTGTAGAAAAATCTGTGAGTGTCAAATCTGATCATCAGGATCTTTAAAAagctttactttcactgttcctcCATGGAGGAATGATTTTCCCAAGCCTCCAAAACATCTCATTGGATTGCAATGCATTATATGTTCGGATCATTTCAGTCTCATCTTACTACGACATATTATTGGAGATATAGAGTGACCACTgatatttacatcattttatgTCAGGATCTGCTCTACTGTTATAAAGgtctcattgatttacattacaagcatcagaatttcatcataaatatcagcatctgcagCAAATTCAGTAGTTTTGCTCAGTTTGGGCTGAGATGTTTTATGTCAATCCTTGAGTATGAGCTCCATATTCACCTGGATTGTGCTAAATGAGCTATAAAAGCCTGATATAGTAAATAGGATACTTTCTGTAACATAAAACACATATGCAAACTTTTTATCACAGATTTTATGATCCATACTGactataatttttctttttaaggaaatcagaagaagaaaaagaagtaGATGTCTACTGGGATCCACATTAACCTTGTGGAGCTCAAACCAGCCAAATAACACGTTTTTACAGGGCACAAAGCAACAGCTTTAGTAGCATTGCTTGTATTTTATACAAGAGGGGCTTAATTCGCCCTAGCATATTTACCGAATGAAACTAGCATTAGTACTGTACACATGCTATGTGTTTACACGAATCGTGctgatattttattgtttgttttcttttgaccTAATTTGAGTCTAATGAAAATCATTTGCACTTACAaagtaaaatgctgtatttttaaaatcattttcattattttagatTACAGATGCTGTAATATCCCAGAATGCTGTTTTCCATTGATTAAGGGACAGTACCGAGCACTTTTCCCTTCACAGAttcataattactttaaaacaaatctGAGTTTGACACCAATTtcctgttaatataaaataagagAATTCCTGTGTAGTTTGTGACCGTTAGTGTTAGCCTGTGCAAGTGTGTCACACGATGGTGTCGAGGGCTTTCTCAATGACACACTTTAACCTGTGTGAACTCAGGTAATCTCACCAATGAAGCCCTTAATGTGATTTTCCGGCTTTGCAGAGAGTTTGATGATGGACTTTATTGGAAACAAGTAAACCCTAGTAATCTGTGACCTCACTGTAACATGTTTAATTCACATCCAGAGAAATGGCTCTGCGTTCGTTCTTTCACTAACATCATCTTTGAGCCCTTTCAGTGGCTATTTCATGACGACTGAAAATGTTTACTAATTATGTTGTTATAGATCAGAATACAATGCTGCTTTGACATTACAGTGTGTTTCCTCTTCatttcagtatgtgtgtaaaaCAGATGTTGTAGAAACAGCTGTTTAAGTGAACTGAATGGACAAATCCGTTTGCTATGAGAGCAATGTGATTCCTGCACTGATGTTACACTGTGGCACTTGTGGATATGTGATGCACTGACAATGTCATCAGTGACACTTAAGAGGGCCAATCAGCGTTACCGTTACTAGTTTGCACAATGTAATGATTATTAATGTCATCTGTGTGCTTTATtcataaacaataaaacctCGGATcttcttttattcatttaaagtgGCTTGCTGTCTTTTGTCTttagatacagttgaggtcaaaagtttacatacaccttgcagaatctgctaaataattattttaccaaaataagaggggtggaaaaaaatgtttttatgtagtactgacctgaataagatatttcacataaaatatgtttacatatagtccacaaaagaaaatgaaaaattataaaaattattaaaagtttacatacacttgattcttaatccacagctgtgtttttttgtttagtgatagttgtgtatgagtcccttgtttgtcctgaacagttaaactgctgctgttcttcagaaaaatccttcaggtcccacaaaatctttggttttccagcatttttgtgtatttgaaccctttccagcaatgactatgatttttagattcatcttttcacacagaggacaactgagggactcatatgcaactattacagaaggttcaaacactcactgatgctccagaaggaaaaacaatgcattaaaagctggggggtgaaaactttttgaatttgaagatcgggATAAATTgatcttattttgtcttctggaaaacatgtaaatatcttctgtagcttctgaagggcagtactaaatgaaaaatatgatatttaggcaaaataagaaaaatgtacacgtccatttttttcaaaagtttacacccctggctcctaatgcattgttttgtccttctggatcatcagtgagtgtttaaaccttctgtaatagcatTGCATAATTGTATATGAGTCCcgcagttgtcctcagtgtaacaaagatggatctcaaaatcatagtcattgttggaaagggttcaaatacacaaaaatgctgaaaaactactgttcaggacaaacaagggactcatgaacaactatcactaatcaaaaacacaactatggatcattcagttaacaacactgttttaagaatcaagtgtatgtaaacttctgaacagggtcatttttgcTGGGGTCATGACAGCCACCATCTACATGAGCGTCAGTTTGACTCAGTGCATCTGATGCTGATGGAGTAAAGGAGGAGCAGTGCGTCAGCTGTTGTCAACTTCCTACTTAGGAGACTCTCCTTTAATCAGATTTGCTGTAAGTCCATCAGTTTGCAAAGCTTTGAGAACCTCACCTCATTGTCATTTTCAGTTACTGGCTTCAGTACGAGCTGCACTGGCCTTTTTGATGGGTTGAATTAACAGCCATAAaccagaag
Above is a window of Labeo rohita strain BAU-BD-2019 chromosome 23, IGBB_LRoh.1.0, whole genome shotgun sequence DNA encoding:
- the adtrp1 gene encoding androgen dependent TFPI regulating protein 1 produces the protein MAAATRLGPKMNLLVHLLIFSWYAFTIWTNCTLQTSDRHPGVRSYGGRWKYLTFINLVLHVVFFGLCVLVDVVQSAVSVKQSRSGTPLLLTKARDFYFTAVAFPVGTFVFVSFWTLYTYNRELVYPKMLDEIIPIWMNHAMHTIIMPLLLLEMFLQNHKYPSRTKGIFSLALFAALYLSWVLWVHHASGIWVYPIMAHLSPVGLCLFLGGASLTMAPLYLLGEKLSLMMWSSTGNQKKKKK